GCGCTGTGGGAGTCCTTCTACCGGCCCTACGCCATCCAGCGCCGCAAGCGCCCACGGACGGGCGGACGCCCCAACGCGCCGCGCCCGCCGGCCCCGTTCGAGCACTGACCCTAGCCGCCCAGCTGCGCGCCCACCTGCGCCATCAGCGCCATCACCCGGGCGCGCGTGGGGGCCTGCAAGTCCGGCCGCACCGCGATGGCCTGGAGCATCTGGAACACGGGCGTGCCCCCCTCCAGGTGCTGGGCCGCGACCGCGAGCAGCGCGGGCTCCTCGCCGGGCGCCAACCCTCCGGCCACCACCCAGGCGCGCAGGTGCTCCAGCGCGCCCGCGTCGAGCGACCGCGTGTTCAGCGCGTCCAGCAGCGCCCGCTGCACGCCCCGGTCCTTCTCCGTCTCCAGCGCGTCCAGCAAGAGCCGCGTGGCCAGCTCCTGCGGGGCGGCGCGCAGCGCGTCCGCCGCGGCGGCCCGCACGTCCGGAGACTCCGCGCGCAGGTGCGGCGGCACCACGTCCATCAGCCGCTCCGCCCGCGTGCCCCCCATCGCGCGCAGCGCGTGCGCCCGCGCCTCGTCCCCCGAGGCCTGGGCCACCGCGGTCTCCAGCGTCCGCACCGCCGCGCGCGCCTCCGCCGACTGCGGGTCCAGGTGCGACGACCAGACGCCCAGCGCGTAGGACGTGGCCCGCTCCACCGGGACGTCGTGCTCCGTCCGGGCGCGCTCCAGCAGGCCGTTGATCATCACGCCCGTCTCCGGCTCCGGCTTCGTCAGGAACCCCGCGCGCTGCACCATCATCACGTACGCGCCCGCGTGCTCCCGGGCCTCCGGCGACTGGAGGAGCGTGCGCAGCGTGGCCTGCGCCTGCGCGTGCCCCGCGCCCACCAGCAGGTCCAGCATCAGCTCGCGCATCGCGGGCTTCGTGCCCGGCTTCAGGAACAGGCGCGCCAGCTCCTGGCAGCGCTTCGGCTCCAGCGTCAGCGCCGCGATGGCCCGCCGCGCGAACACGTCCATCTCCGCGATGGCGTCCGGGCCGCTGGCGTCCTCCAGCGTCTCCAGCAGCGCGTCCACCGTCATCCCGTCCGCCTGGCCTTGCAGCGCCGCCGTCTCCGGATCCAGCTCGAAGGCAATCTGCGACGGCGTGCGAATCACCAGCTTCTGCTCGTCCGACGACGGCAGGGGCTGCACCTCCCGCGACTGGTACGTCAGCCGCAGGCGCAGCCGCTTGGACACGAGCACGCGCCCGTCCGTGCCCAGCGCGTCCAGCACCTCGTCCTGGCTGATGGCGACGAGGTGCCCTTGCGCGTCGCGGTCGAAGGTCGTGAGCGAGCCCAGCTCCTGCTTCGCCACCGTCGCCGCGCCCGCCGCGCGCAGGCTCTGGTAGCGCGACCTGCGGCGCGTCAGCCGCGAGGTGTCCCCCGGCTCGAAGGCGAACGTGGACTCCACTTCGCCCGTCTGCGTGGACTCGGTGGTGGTCCAGGACGCCGCGTCGCGCAGCTCGGAGGGGAACAGCTCCGCCGACAGCGTCTGCGCGAACTGGCGGAACAGCGGAGGCTCCGCCTCGGAGAAGCGCACCGCCTGGAGCGCGCCGCGCGCATCCAACTCCAGCCACGCGCTGGCGGTGTCCGGCAAGTGGGCCTGCAACGCCGCCGCGTCGGGCAAGAGCGCCTGTCCGGAGAGGACGGCTTCGTGCCGCGCCAGCCGACGCAGCGTCAGGCGCAGCCGGGTGCCCGTGGCGCGCGTCTCCAGCGCCTGGAGCGTCAGCTCGCCGTCCAGGTGCAGCACGCCCTCCAGCTCCTGGGCCTTCGCGTCCTGCGACGGCATGGGCAGGGCCACGCGCGTCAGGTCATCCCAGACGAGGTGGAAGGTGTGCGCCTCGCCCACGCGCCAGCGGAACAGCGGCAGCCGGTGGGCGGACTCGGCGGGCTGCACCGTCGCGGCGGACGGGAACGGCTCGGACAGCCAGAAGGGCAGCGCCCCCAGGCACACCAGGGCACCCAGGCCAGCCACGCCACGAACGAGGGTCGAGCGACGCATGAAACACTCCGGAAGCAAGAAGTCGAAGGAAGAGGGAACCGCGCCCCCGGGGCCATGGAAGCCAGCCCCGGGGGTCCTGCGAGAGCGCGCGCGGCTCAGTACAGCTGCGCGAGCGGCAGGTAATGCTGGTCGTTGAAGAGCTGCGCGCTGGTGCCGATGCCCGGCCACGACACGATGGGGAACTCCGCCTTCAGGAAGCCCAGCTCCGCGAACAGGGAGAGCCGGCCATCCAGCGAGCGCAGCGTGAAGTTCAGACTGGTGCCCAGCCCCAGGAACAGCGTGTTGGGGTTCGTCGGGTGCGTGGGCGAGCTCAGCGCGACGCCGATGCGGCCCTGGAGCGGCAGCTCGAAGCGCAGGATGGTCAGCGTGCCGCGGACGCCAATCTGGAGGCCCGGGATGCCGATGGCCAGCGACACGAAGCCGTTGGCGGACGCGTAGGGCCCGATGTTGCCCAGCAGGTCCAGCGTGATGAGGTTGCGCGTGCAGTCACGGCCCAGGGCGCCGCCCATCGACGCGACGATGCCCACCTCCACGGACAGGCCGCCGCTCACCGTCACGGGGATGAACCACACCATGAAGGTGGCGCTGCCCTTGGCCGCGTCCTTGTCCACGAAGGGCTTGCGCTCCACGAAGGTGAAGCGCGCCGGGTAGGACTGGTCGAACGTGAAGACGGGGTTGCCCAGCACGCGCGCGCTCAGCTCCACCCGGATGGCCGAGGGCTGCGTGGACGCGCGGCCCTTCAGGTAGGCGACCTCCGTGCGCGTCGGGCTGAACACGTTCGCGTAGAGCCCCAGCTCGCTGAAGATGGCGGCGTTGGTGTCGCACCAGTTGCCGGTGAACGCGGAGCCGGGCGTGGACAGCTCCCAGCCCGCGCGCAGCGAATAGCCACCGCCGAAGTTGTTGTCACCCGAGTAGCCGCCCGCGGAGAAGTCCTGCCCCTGGCGCTTGGTCATGGTGACCGGGTTCGTGGGCGGCTGCTGGTTCGCCGCCTGCTGCGCCAGGTACTCCGCCAGGAGGCGGGTGTACGCGGCCACCAGCGTCGGGTTGAGCGTGTAGTCCTTCTGGTCCAGGCCCTTGATCTTCAGCCGGTCCGCGTTGCGGATGAAGCTCTCCGCGCCGAAGTCGTTGCCGGTGACGGTGAGGCACTGGCGCAGGTCCGCCTCGCGGCGGGGCACCATGACCGCGTCCACCATCGCCTTGTAGCGGCGGGGGCTCCAGTCACACGCCGTCGTCTTGTCCGTGACGAGGCAGCCCTCGGCGTCCGCCTTCTCCAGCGACGCCTCCAGGGCCTTGTCCAGGCCGTACAACTGCTCGGCGGTCTTCTCGTCCAGATCCACCGTGCTGAAGTCGCGGCTGCGCAGCATCTCCGACTCGCGCTGCCAGCTGGCGTAGGCGGCGTTGCGCCGGTCCAGCAGGGCGGAGAAGGCCTCCTGGCGCTGCTGCGAGTCGTTGAGCACGTCGTCCGCGACCTTGCTCAGCGACTTGCTCATGACCTGGTGCCACGCGTCCGAGGGCAGCACCGCCTGACGGGCCTCGGCGTTGTTCGCCTTCCGGGCCGCCTCGGAGGTGAACTCGTAGGCCTTGGTGTTCTTGGGGTACGGCCCCGGCACGAAGCGGAAGTACGCGTTCTTCTCCACGCGCGTCTTGCCGTCCCAGATGGGCGCCTGCTTCACCCCGTCCTTGCTGAACAGCGTGCGCTCCGCGATGCCCCTGGAGCCGTAGGCCGCGTTGAACTGCGCGCGGAAGTCGTCGCCGAACCGGCCCGCGTCCTGCTCGAAGCGGCTGTAGTCGTAGTGCTTCTCGTGCACGAACTCCTGGCACGAGCGCTCCAGCACGCCGTTGGCGTCCCACTCGCCGCGCTGCTTGTTGTACGCCGCCTCCACCTTGGTGAGGTTCTTGTAGTCCTTGCGCGCCAGCACCTGGCCGCGCTGCACCTGGCCCACGATGGACTCGTCCGAACCGGAGAAGAGCGTGTCGAGGACGGCGTTGGGCTGCACCGCCACCGTCTCCACGCCGCCGCCCATGGTGTCGGGCAGCAGCGCGGTGCGCTTGGACGCGGACGTGTAGCGGGCCTTCCACTCGGACTCCATCAGGCCCTGGCAGAAGGCGTCGTTCTCCTGGCCGCACGCGGACGCGCGGTAGTCCACGTTGGAGCACTCGGTCAGCGTGGGCTGGGGGCAGGTGGCCGCCAGCGCCTGGGGCGCCGCCAGCGACAGGGTGGACAGCATGGCCCAGCGCACGGGGCGCGGCAGCCGGACGGGGGTTCTGCGCAAGCTCATGGACAGCCTCATCGGGGTGCGCACGGGCCAGCACGGCCCGGACACCGCGGCCCATGAGCACGAGGCGTGCCGGGGCTTTTTCCCCCGCGCCCCAGAGGGAGCGGCTCGAGCCGTGAGGACGCGCAGGCCACAATGGACAGGGACCGCCGTTGTCCGCGGAGCAACGACAGACATCCCAGGCCCCTGGCCCGATACACGTTCGACACACCCGCGCGGGCCGCGGCCGGGGCCACCCCCGGCGGGGCCCCCCGTCCCCCTGCCGGGCGGCCGGACGGACCACCCGGGCTGATGGGGGCCATGCCCAGGGGTGAATCCCGGCTGCTTTCGCCCTTCCGGCCCTCCCGGATTTGTGGTGTGAACCGCCCCCATGGCGAACACGCGCACTGTGACGGTCATCAACGGCGACGGCATCGGTCCCGAGGTTTCGGCGGCCACCATTCGCGTCCTGGAAGCCCTCAAGGTCCCCCTGGATTTCGAGTTCAAGGACGCGGGCACGGAGGTGGTGGCCAAGTTCGGCACCAACCTGCCCCACGAGACGGTGGAGGCGGTGCTGCGCAGCGGCGTGGCGCTCAAGGGCCCCACCGGCACCGTCGTGGGCGGCGGTCTGCCCTCCGCGAACGTGGGCCTGCGCAAGCGGCTGGACCTGTACTCGTCCCTGCGCCCGGTGAAGAGCGTCCCCAACGTCAAGACGCGCTACGAGAACGTCGACCTGGTGGTCGTGCGTGAGAACACCGAGGACCTCTACGCGGGCCTGGAGCACATCGTGGTGCCGGGCGTCGTGGAGGCCATCAAGGTCATCACGGAGAAGGCGTCCACGCGCATCGCGCGCTTCGCCTTCGAGTACGCCAAGAAGAACGGCCGCAAGAAGGTGTCCGCCATCCACAAGGCGAACATCATGAAGCTGTCGGACGGCCTCTTCCTGGACTGCTGCCGCAAGGTCAGCCGCGAGTTCCCGGAGGTCGCCTACGACGAGGTCATCGTCGACAACCTCTGCATGCAACTGGTGAAGGACCCGACCCGCTTCGACGTGATGGTGCTGGAGAACCTCTACGGCGACATCGTCAGCGACTTGTGCGCGGGCCTGGTGGGCGGCCTGGGCATGGTGCCGGGCGCCAACATCGGCGAGCGCACCGCCGTCTTCGAGGCCGTGCACGGCACCGCCCCGGACATCGCGGGCAAGGGCATCGCGAACCCCACCGCGCTGATGATGTCCGCGGTGATGATGCTGGAGTGGCTGGACCTGCGTGAGGCGTCCCAGCGCATGGCCAACGCCATCCAGAAGGTCTACGGCGGCGAGTCCAAGGTGCGCACCGGCGACCTGGGCGGCAGCGCCACCACGCGCGAGTTCACCGACGCCATCATCGCCGCGCTGTAGTCCGCTTCACCGCTTCAAAAGCCAAGGGGGCGGGAGGATTCCTCCTCCGCCCCCTTCGTGCTTCTTCAGCCGACGGTGACCTTGCGCACGCCCCGCGCTTCCAGGAGCGCTGGGAGCCGTTCGCGCTGGTCGCCCTGCAACACCAGCGCGTCCTCCTCCACCACGCCCCCGCAGCCCAGGCC
The sequence above is drawn from the Corallococcus sp. NCRR genome and encodes:
- a CDS encoding isocitrate/isopropylmalate dehydrogenase family protein; translated protein: MANTRTVTVINGDGIGPEVSAATIRVLEALKVPLDFEFKDAGTEVVAKFGTNLPHETVEAVLRSGVALKGPTGTVVGGGLPSANVGLRKRLDLYSSLRPVKSVPNVKTRYENVDLVVVRENTEDLYAGLEHIVVPGVVEAIKVITEKASTRIARFAFEYAKKNGRKKVSAIHKANIMKLSDGLFLDCCRKVSREFPEVAYDEVIVDNLCMQLVKDPTRFDVMVLENLYGDIVSDLCAGLVGGLGMVPGANIGERTAVFEAVHGTAPDIAGKGIANPTALMMSAVMMLEWLDLREASQRMANAIQKVYGGESKVRTGDLGGSATTREFTDAIIAAL
- a CDS encoding HEAT repeat domain-containing protein, with the protein product MRRSTLVRGVAGLGALVCLGALPFWLSEPFPSAATVQPAESAHRLPLFRWRVGEAHTFHLVWDDLTRVALPMPSQDAKAQELEGVLHLDGELTLQALETRATGTRLRLTLRRLARHEAVLSGQALLPDAAALQAHLPDTASAWLELDARGALQAVRFSEAEPPLFRQFAQTLSAELFPSELRDAASWTTTESTQTGEVESTFAFEPGDTSRLTRRRSRYQSLRAAGAATVAKQELGSLTTFDRDAQGHLVAISQDEVLDALGTDGRVLVSKRLRLRLTYQSREVQPLPSSDEQKLVIRTPSQIAFELDPETAALQGQADGMTVDALLETLEDASGPDAIAEMDVFARRAIAALTLEPKRCQELARLFLKPGTKPAMRELMLDLLVGAGHAQAQATLRTLLQSPEAREHAGAYVMMVQRAGFLTKPEPETGVMINGLLERARTEHDVPVERATSYALGVWSSHLDPQSAEARAAVRTLETAVAQASGDEARAHALRAMGGTRAERLMDVVPPHLRAESPDVRAAAADALRAAPQELATRLLLDALETEKDRGVQRALLDALNTRSLDAGALEHLRAWVVAGGLAPGEEPALLAVAAQHLEGGTPVFQMLQAIAVRPDLQAPTRARVMALMAQVGAQLGG